The Treponema primitia ZAS-1 genome contains the following window.
GGGGCGTATAGATCGGAAATCATACCCCGTCTCAATTCGTTCCCTGCTAATTCACCAATGATGTCATCGTAGTACTTTCTGAGTACTGCCATATCTAATTCACTTTGGTTTGATAAATAACATTCGTTTATAACTTCGGAATATTTTTCAAGGTCGTTCACAACCAGAAGACCGGAAAATTGTTTAAAGTAACGCGCCACAATGCCGGACCCGCTGAACACATCAAACATGGCAAGCTTATCCTTATTCAAGCGCTGCTGAACTTTTTTGATACCGCCGCCGATAAAGCCCAACAGGGACCGCTTGTTACCGATATAGGTTATCAGCTGCTGGGTAAGGTAGGCTTCGTTTTCATCACCGGGTTTTATCAGAATGCCAGAGTCATTTAATTTCTCAAACATTCCTTTCTCCATGATAAGGCTTTTCTCACGTACCCTTTTTAGGGCTGCGCTGTTTCCGCAAGTTGTTTCAAAAAGTCTTCCGGTAAAATTGCCGGTATAGGGGAATCTTTAAAATCATCTGTATTCCGGGTAACAATATAATCTGCGTCAACAGCCTTGGCACATTCCATTTGCAAACAGTCTTCCAAATCGTCAAAACGTTCATTTTCAATTGCTTTAATTACCTGTTGTTTATCGTTTCCGGCAACATCAATAAATCCACATAACCTTGATAGCCTATTTCTTCTTTCGCTTACGGAGAATTGTTTCCGCAGAATGTAAAAAACAGTGGGCACAGTATGTGCCGCAATATAGCCGGCCAGTTCATTATCTGAGCATTTCTGCATTATTATCGCGGCATTATTAAAAAACGGTTCGCGTTTAGCGAGAAAGTCTATAACAACATTGGTATCAATTAGTATTGCCATATCTTTCATCCAAATACTCCCGGTACTCTTTTTTATAGTCAAAATCCGCGGGTACTGTTTTTTCTGAATTCTTAATTATTTCCATTAAGCCTTCAAAAGCCTCCTGCCGTTTCCCGTTATCCACCGCCTCACTTGTTACCGGTGATATTGCGTCATCCAAAACAGTAACAATGACTTTTTTGTGTTCCGGCACTTGCACCGGTTCACTGGAAACAAACCGACCTTTTTCAAAAAACCCCTGAAATGTTAATAACATCTTGCCTCCTACAGTAACAACAACGCCCTATTTCCACCCTTTTAAGAATAACATCTAAGCCAATGCCGGGCAAGGGCAAACCAGTT
Protein-coding sequences here:
- a CDS encoding type II toxin-antitoxin system VapC family toxin: MKDMAILIDTNVVIDFLAKREPFFNNAAIIMQKCSDNELAGYIAAHTVPTVFYILRKQFSVSERRNRLSRLCGFIDVAGNDKQQVIKAIENERFDDLEDCLQMECAKAVDADYIVTRNTDDFKDSPIPAILPEDFLKQLAETAQP